ACGCGGTCGGCGTAGGCCGCCATGAGCGACGTCGTCGCCGCGGCGAACAGCGACGAGATCGCGATGCCGGCGAGGATCAGCCGGCCGATGCCTCCGCCGTTGGGACCGGTCCACGCGACGGCGAGGACCAGGCCGGCGGCGAGGAGCCCGAACGTCAGCGCCCCGACCGGCAGCAGGGCGATCGAGTCGGGGAAGACGAGCAGGATGAGCATCGCGCCGAAGCCCGCGCCGCCGGTGACGCCGATGACGTCGGGCGAGGCGAGCGGGTTGGCCAGCGCGCCCTGCAGGAGCGCGCCGGCCACGCCGAGCGCGGCGCCGACGACGATCGCGCAGACCGTCCGCGGGAGGCGCAGCTGCAGGACGATCTCCTTGAGCGGCCCGTCCTCCGCGCTGCCCGTGACCGCGTCGACGACGTCACGCAGCGGCACGTGCACCGCGCCGAGCGTCATCGAGGCGGCGGCGCCGGCGGCCAGGGCCACCAGCGCCACGAGCACCACGGAGGTCTGCCGCAGGGCCACGGCTAGGTCCCGAGGAACTTCCGGCGCACGTCGCGGATCGTCCGGCCCACGTCCGTGAAGGCCTGCAGCAGCGAGTTGCCGGTCGAGACGAAGACCTTGCCGCGGCGCGCGGCGTTCGTGCGCCGCCAGCCGGGGCGGTTCTGGATCTCGCGCGCGATGCGCCCGATGTCGCTCGGGTTGCCGTGGGGCACGGCGATGATCACGTCGGGGTTGCGCGCGACGATCGCCTCGTCGGAGATGCGCGCGTAGCCGCCGCTGCTGCGCAGCCCGGCGGTGATGAGCCGGCCGCCGGCGTAGCGGATGACGTCCCCGCCCCAGCTGTTCTCCAGGAACGCGTAGGCGACCTTGCCGACGCCGAGGACGACGAGGACCTTCGGGTGGCGGCGGATGCCGCGGGTCGCCGCGTTGATGTCGCGGACCATCCTGGCGGCGAGGCCGTCGGCGGCCCGGCGGCGACCGACGAGGCTGCCGATGCGCTGGACCTCGCGCGGGACGGCGGCGACGGACGTCGGGTCGCTGAGCGCGACCCGCATCCCGAGGCGGCGCATGCCGGCCTCGCCCTTGCGCCAGATCGGGGCGCTGAGCACGAGCTGCGGGTTGAGCTGGGCGAGCTGCTCGAGGTTGGGCCCGTTGGGGTGGCTGAGGCGCAGGCGCGGGACGCCGCGCAGCTTGGGCGAGATGCGGTCGTTGCCGCCGAGCGTCATGCCGATGCCCACCGGGCGCACGCCGAGGTCGGCGAGCGTGTTCGCGGTGAACGGCGTGAGCGCGGCGATGCGCTTGGGCGCGGCGTCGGCCGCGGGCGCGACGGCGCCGGCGAGCAGCGTCGTGGTGGCGAGGACGGCGCCGAGCCGCCTGCGCCGGGCGATGTGGGTCATGCGTGGTCCCCCTGCCGTGAGGTGTGCCTGGCCATTCCGACCGAGGCGGTGGGTCTTCGGGTTAGGCTACCCGAAAGCCACGCTCGAGTTCGGCTACCCTAACCGTCAGCGCCCCGCGGGGCGCGCCGTCCAACGGGCAGGGGGCTCGTGCCGGCGGCCGAGCTAGGAGCCTTCATGTCCGACACCGCGACCCGGCCGTTCGACCACGACGCGCCGGCCGACGTCTTCCGCGTCCCGCAGCCGCTCTCGCCGGCGCCCGAGGCGCGCCGTCGCACCGCCGCGGAGGAGGCCCGGACGCTCGTGGCCCAGGCGACGCTCGGCACGCTGGCGACGCTGAGCGACGACGGCCATCCGTGGGGGTCGATGGTCGCCTACGGCAGCCTCGAGGACGGCTCGCCCGTGCTCTGCGTCTCGACGCTCGCCGAGCACGGCCGCAACCTCCTGCGCGACGCGCGCGCCAGCCTCGTCGTCACCGAGGCCGACCGCGAGGGCGACCCGCTCGACGGCGGCCGCGTGACGCTCGCCGGCCGCGCCGTCCGCCCCGAGGGCGAGCGCGCCGCCGCCGCCCGCGCCGCGCACGTGGCCGCCGTCCCGGCCGCCGAGACCTACGCCGACTTCGGCGACTTCGCCCTCTACGTCCTCGAGGTCGACCGGGTGCGCTGGGTCGGCGGCTTCGGCCGCATGGACTCCGCGACGGCCGAGGACTACCGCGCGGCCGAGCCCGACCCCGTCGCAGCGAGCGCCGCCTACGCCGTGCGCCACCTCAACGACGACCACGCCGACGTCCTCCTGCTCGTCGCCCAGGTCCTCGGCGGCTACGGCGACGCGGAGTCCGCCACGTGCGTGCGCGCCGACCGCTACGGCCTCGACCTGCGCGTGAAGACGCCTCGCGGCGGCGCGCCCTGCCGCATCGGCTTCGCCGAGCCGATCACGGCGCCCGACGGCCTGCGCGCCGCGTCGGTCGAGCTCGCCCAGCGCGCCCGCACCGCCTAGGCAGGACGTAGGCAGCGTGAGAAGAAAGGGACAGGCCCCTTCTTCTCACGCGCCCGGCAGGCCTAGGCACGACGTAGGCGGCGTGAGAAGAAAGGGACAGGCCCCTTCTTCTCACGCGCCGCGCTTCAGCCGTGCGCGGCCTGGGCCTCGTGGACGTCCGAGATGATCAGGACCGCGTCGTCGGTCATGACCATCCGGCCGTAGTAGGTCGACATCACGACCTGGATCAGCGAGCCGTCGACGGGGAAGCCGCACTCGTCGCTGAGCTCGTCGAAGTCCAGCCGCAGGCGCCCGTGGGCGCGGACCTCGTGGTAGCTGGCGTTCTCGAGGACCTCGACGCCCTCCTGCTCGCACAGGGCGTCGGCGATCGCGTCGCCCTCGACGGAGCGCGCGATGGTGATCCCGACGACGTCGAACGCCTCCGGGGGCGCGTCGCCGGGCGGCGAGGCGCTCATGCCGGCACCGCCTCGGCGAGCCCGGCCTCGGCGACGAGCGCCGCGCGCTCCGCCTCCAGGCGGCCCAGCGCCGCCGTGGCGTCGCCGCCCGGCACGCCGTCCAGCAGCGGGGCGAGCGCCTCGACCGCCTCGCGGGCGTCCGCGGTCCAGCTCGCCAGCCAGCCGTCGACGAGCCGGCGGTTCTCGGCGCCGTGGGCCTCGTCCGCGCAGACGAAGCGCGCGAACTCCACGGCCAGCGCCCGCCACCACGACCACTCGCGCTGCGCGTGGCGCACGACGACCGGCGTCACCGGGTCGGCGCCCGCGAGCGCGGGGCGCAGCAGCAGCTCGCGTCGCACGCCGACGCCGAGCAGCGGCTCGACCGCCAGGCCGGTGGCGACGATGAGCTCGCCCCAGTCGGTGATCGTGCCGAGGCGCTCGACGCAGCGACGC
The DNA window shown above is from Conexibacter sp. SYSU D00693 and carries:
- a CDS encoding iron ABC transporter permease; its protein translation is MALRQTSVVLVALVALAAGAAASMTLGAVHVPLRDVVDAVTGSAEDGPLKEIVLQLRLPRTVCAIVVGAALGVAGALLQGALANPLASPDVIGVTGGAGFGAMLILLVFPDSIALLPVGALTFGLLAAGLVLAVAWTGPNGGGIGRLILAGIAISSLFAAATTSLMAAYADRVSSAIFFLAGGLTTEGWAGMDVAWPYFLVGFVLAALLVRPLDRLALGDDVAESLGARPRMIRLGAGAAAALLASSAAALAGLLGFLGLLVPHLVRLAGGTASHGYVVGASAVCGAALLLVGDTLARTVVAPVELPVGPLMVILGVPLFLWLLRKAT
- a CDS encoding ABC transporter substrate-binding protein, with protein sequence MTHIARRRRLGAVLATTTLLAGAVAPAADAAPKRIAALTPFTANTLADLGVRPVGIGMTLGGNDRISPKLRGVPRLRLSHPNGPNLEQLAQLNPQLVLSAPIWRKGEAGMRRLGMRVALSDPTSVAAVPREVQRIGSLVGRRRAADGLAARMVRDINAATRGIRRHPKVLVVLGVGKVAYAFLENSWGGDVIRYAGGRLITAGLRSSGGYARISDEAIVARNPDVIIAVPHGNPSDIGRIAREIQNRPGWRRTNAARRGKVFVSTGNSLLQAFTDVGRTIRDVRRKFLGT
- a CDS encoding HugZ family protein, which codes for MSDTATRPFDHDAPADVFRVPQPLSPAPEARRRTAAEEARTLVAQATLGTLATLSDDGHPWGSMVAYGSLEDGSPVLCVSTLAEHGRNLLRDARASLVVTEADREGDPLDGGRVTLAGRAVRPEGERAAAARAAHVAAVPAAETYADFGDFALYVLEVDRVRWVGGFGRMDSATAEDYRAAEPDPVAASAAYAVRHLNDDHADVLLLVAQVLGGYGDAESATCVRADRYGLDLRVKTPRGGAPCRIGFAEPITAPDGLRAASVELAQRARTA
- a CDS encoding MmoB/DmpM family protein, encoding MSASPPGDAPPEAFDVVGITIARSVEGDAIADALCEQEGVEVLENASYHEVRAHGRLRLDFDELSDECGFPVDGSLIQVVMSTYYGRMVMTDDAVLIISDVHEAQAAHG